The Urbifossiella limnaea genome has a window encoding:
- a CDS encoding polysaccharide biosynthesis/export family protein → MPTPTRVAGAALTLLVVAVGCETLGLSPPANQLLPVTKDMRNSAPMPPAVPRELAKELHPAFVVEPGDVLLVQPADLDAPLRLPPDQTVFADGTIDLGVYGRPVVAGKVLPQIEAEVKALITAKEKGNVAVTVRLIGRNSKVYYVLGEVNAPGAFPIKGNETVLDGILAAGGITQRASEQNVVLSRPTPPDGCRVVYPVCYTNVVQLGDTTTNYQLQPGDRVYVPGRGLLEGILPAKCLKGGPCAGPQVACWWGGNCAPAGCR, encoded by the coding sequence ATGCCCACTCCCACCCGCGTCGCCGGCGCCGCCCTGACGCTGTTGGTTGTGGCCGTCGGGTGCGAGACGCTCGGCCTGAGCCCGCCGGCGAACCAACTCCTGCCCGTCACGAAGGACATGCGCAACTCCGCGCCGATGCCACCAGCCGTGCCCCGCGAGTTGGCCAAGGAGCTTCACCCGGCGTTCGTCGTCGAGCCCGGCGACGTGCTCCTGGTGCAGCCCGCCGACCTCGACGCCCCGCTGCGGCTCCCGCCGGACCAGACGGTCTTCGCCGACGGCACCATCGACCTCGGAGTGTACGGCCGGCCGGTCGTCGCGGGGAAGGTGCTGCCGCAGATCGAGGCCGAGGTGAAGGCTTTGATCACCGCGAAGGAGAAAGGGAACGTCGCCGTCACGGTGCGGCTGATCGGCCGGAACAGCAAGGTGTACTACGTGCTCGGCGAGGTGAACGCCCCCGGTGCGTTCCCGATCAAGGGGAACGAGACGGTGCTGGACGGCATCCTGGCCGCCGGGGGCATCACCCAGCGGGCGAGCGAGCAGAACGTGGTGCTGAGCCGCCCGACGCCGCCGGACGGCTGCCGGGTCGTGTACCCGGTCTGCTACACGAACGTGGTGCAACTGGGCGACACGACGACGAACTACCAACTCCAGCCGGGCGACCGCGTCTACGTCCCCGGGAGGGGGCTGTTGGAAGGGATCCTGCCGGCGAAGTGCCTCAAGGGCGGCCCCTGCGCCGGCCCGCAGGTGGCGTGCTGGTGGGGCGGCAACTGCGCCCCCGCCGGGTGTAGGTAG
- a CDS encoding class I SAM-dependent methyltransferase, whose amino-acid sequence MFAHRPEVRAAWGGDPAGCVPPVDFRPDMPAAALAELLTEPPYVMPDGWKLWPVAREAHLILAERFLAEMPAYPEGRFAGRGAVICGGGRYEASVYVACRMLREVGWRHPIQVWHRGPAEPVSDRVRQLPGVEVVDAESHPARAARRLLGGWEVKTLAVLNSPFEEVLFLDADCYPIYDPNECFEPEHNPHGIVTWPDNPIGDECVHWPSYGVAPDDGYALNGGHYVYAKRAAWRVLQLAGHYDDHSDYYYWRSVTGVAVGGFGDQEQVRAALHRLGAPHHRYTRRPLACRHGSYIQAGPHGRPLFVHRFFNKFAPAGDFALPPQWHPGSNPMELVAWRYFLDWMSAAGAADPADEVPGWFTTAECRLWAEACRGRDVLELGRHLGRSTTVAAVTAKRVVSLDRADDGPADFWLQRYGVRHKVWLRVGTFAALGPSSGGPFTACLIDGAHDRDNVAADIANVVPHLAPGAVVGFHDHDDPNFPGVAEAVAEAVAAHGWKPAGRADFLALFETPR is encoded by the coding sequence ATGTTCGCCCACCGCCCGGAGGTCCGGGCGGCGTGGGGCGGCGACCCCGCCGGCTGTGTTCCGCCGGTCGACTTCCGGCCCGACATGCCCGCCGCCGCGCTGGCCGAATTGCTGACCGAGCCCCCGTACGTGATGCCGGACGGCTGGAAGTTGTGGCCGGTGGCTCGCGAGGCCCACCTGATCCTAGCGGAGCGCTTCCTGGCCGAGATGCCGGCGTACCCCGAGGGGCGGTTCGCCGGCCGCGGGGCCGTGATCTGCGGCGGCGGACGGTACGAGGCGAGCGTCTACGTCGCCTGCCGGATGCTCCGCGAGGTCGGCTGGCGGCACCCGATCCAGGTGTGGCACCGCGGCCCGGCCGAACCCGTCAGCGACCGCGTCCGACAACTCCCCGGCGTGGAGGTGGTGGACGCCGAATCCCACCCGGCCCGTGCCGCCCGGCGCCTGCTCGGCGGCTGGGAGGTGAAGACGCTCGCCGTTCTCAACTCGCCGTTCGAGGAGGTTTTGTTCCTCGACGCCGACTGCTACCCGATCTACGACCCCAACGAGTGCTTCGAGCCGGAGCACAACCCGCACGGCATCGTCACGTGGCCGGACAACCCGATCGGGGACGAGTGCGTCCACTGGCCGTCCTACGGCGTCGCCCCCGACGACGGCTACGCGCTCAACGGCGGGCACTACGTCTACGCCAAGCGGGCGGCCTGGCGCGTGCTCCAACTCGCCGGGCACTACGACGACCACAGCGACTACTACTACTGGCGGTCGGTCACCGGGGTGGCCGTCGGCGGGTTCGGGGACCAGGAGCAAGTGCGGGCCGCGCTGCACCGGCTCGGCGCCCCGCACCACCGGTATACCCGGCGGCCGCTGGCGTGCCGCCACGGAAGCTACATCCAGGCCGGGCCACACGGCCGGCCGCTGTTCGTACACCGGTTCTTTAACAAGTTCGCCCCCGCCGGCGACTTCGCCCTCCCGCCGCAGTGGCACCCGGGCTCCAACCCCATGGAACTCGTGGCCTGGCGGTACTTCCTCGACTGGATGAGCGCGGCCGGCGCGGCGGACCCCGCTGACGAGGTTCCCGGCTGGTTCACCACGGCGGAGTGCCGGCTGTGGGCGGAAGCGTGCCGCGGCCGCGACGTGCTGGAACTCGGCCGCCACCTCGGCCGGAGTACGACGGTCGCGGCCGTGACCGCCAAGCGGGTCGTGTCGCTCGACCGGGCCGACGACGGCCCGGCCGACTTCTGGCTCCAGCGGTACGGCGTGCGGCACAAGGTGTGGCTGCGGGTCGGCACGTTCGCCGCACTCGGGCCGAGTAGCGGCGGACCCTTCACCGCCTGCTTGATCGACGGGGCGCACGACAGGGACAACGTGGCCGCGGACATCGCCAACGTCGTCCCGCACCTCGCCCCGGGAGCGGTGGTCGGGTTCCACGACCACGACGACCCGAACTTCCCCGGCGTCGCGGAAGCGGTGGCCGAGGCCGTCGCCGCGCACGGCTGGAAGCCGGCCGGCCGGGCCGACTTCCTGGCACTGTTCGAGACGCCGCGCTGA
- a CDS encoding protein kinase domain-containing protein, with product MSSRPSRFGPCPTRDALSAYLRGSLPRAAQDGLEAHLSDCEACILRLGDLATPPATGKTPADRPPGWTPFDPPQPDTGSGPRRLGQYRLHEVIGRGGMGKVHRAWHERLKRWVAVKVLPAGRSGDADWVARFDREMEVVGQLDHPNIVRATDAGDAEGVRYLVMELLDGADLARVCKTCHPVPVADACEIIRQAALGLQHAHDHQLVHRDVKPHNLMLAAGGVKVLDLGLALFRTPGPVGGGLTTAGQVMGTPDYMAPEQWDDFRRVDARADLYALGCTLYHLLTGKPPFDRCGTPTTPGGLAAERPEVPAEVVSLCDRMTARDPAMRPATATEVAVALAPLAAGADLPALLARVPVEVAVTSDWAFLPPVPASTRTPVPAPRRSRRMWVGVTTAALAVVAVTAVVFARGNGDATPPVPPPAPDTPSKEAPIPDAARAPEKGEWVRLLKKAPEPRLWKGGFGTHVFHDPAAEALSIQTISRALIPLGHMAECGYHIQVSVRQTRWTGYVGVYFGGRTGADGRFTFQVIELRPFQPQAGQPFVVSRETGEIQPGGQLAHSSTHLFASTILPHPPGNQEQMVELMVDRRKLQWVRWDGVPCHELTGTTENNRFQPADYVGEFGIYVSTGATLVRSARYMSRP from the coding sequence ATGAGTTCCCGCCCCTCACGTTTCGGCCCCTGCCCGACCCGGGACGCGCTCTCGGCGTACCTCCGCGGCAGCCTGCCGCGGGCCGCGCAAGACGGGCTCGAGGCCCACCTGTCGGACTGCGAAGCCTGCATCCTCCGCCTAGGCGACCTGGCGACGCCGCCGGCGACCGGGAAGACCCCGGCCGACCGCCCGCCCGGCTGGACGCCGTTCGACCCGCCGCAGCCCGACACCGGAAGCGGCCCGCGCCGGCTCGGCCAGTACCGCCTCCACGAAGTAATCGGCCGCGGCGGGATGGGGAAGGTGCACCGCGCGTGGCATGAGCGGCTCAAGCGGTGGGTCGCGGTCAAGGTGCTGCCCGCGGGCCGGTCCGGCGACGCCGACTGGGTCGCCCGGTTCGACCGCGAGATGGAGGTCGTCGGCCAACTCGACCACCCGAACATCGTCCGCGCGACCGACGCCGGCGATGCCGAGGGGGTCCGCTACCTGGTGATGGAACTACTCGACGGGGCCGACCTGGCACGGGTGTGTAAAACGTGTCACCCGGTGCCCGTGGCCGACGCCTGCGAGATCATCCGACAGGCCGCGCTGGGGTTGCAGCACGCCCACGACCACCAGCTCGTCCACCGCGACGTGAAGCCGCACAACTTGATGCTCGCGGCCGGCGGGGTAAAGGTGCTCGACCTGGGGCTGGCGCTATTTCGGACGCCCGGGCCGGTCGGCGGAGGGCTCACCACCGCCGGGCAGGTGATGGGCACGCCCGACTACATGGCCCCCGAGCAGTGGGACGACTTCCGCCGGGTCGACGCGCGGGCCGACCTGTACGCCCTCGGCTGCACCCTCTACCACCTGCTGACCGGGAAACCGCCATTCGACCGCTGCGGCACCCCGACAACCCCGGGCGGGCTCGCCGCGGAGCGGCCCGAGGTGCCCGCGGAGGTGGTGTCGCTCTGCGACCGAATGACGGCGCGCGACCCGGCGATGCGGCCGGCCACGGCCACCGAGGTGGCTGTCGCGCTGGCGCCGCTCGCCGCCGGTGCGGACCTGCCGGCGCTGCTCGCCCGCGTTCCTGTAGAAGTCGCTGTCACTTCCGACTGGGCGTTTCTGCCGCCCGTCCCGGCCTCGACGCGGACGCCCGTGCCGGCCCCGCGCCGGTCACGCCGGATGTGGGTGGGCGTCACGACGGCGGCCCTCGCGGTCGTCGCGGTCACTGCGGTCGTCTTCGCCCGGGGTAACGGAGACGCCACCCCGCCCGTTCCACCACCGGCGCCGGATACGCCAAGCAAAGAAGCACCGATCCCGGACGCCGCCCGGGCTCCGGAGAAGGGCGAGTGGGTGAGGCTGCTCAAGAAGGCCCCGGAACCGCGGCTGTGGAAGGGCGGCTTCGGCACGCACGTCTTCCACGATCCGGCGGCCGAAGCCCTTTCAATCCAGACCATCAGCCGGGCACTGATCCCGCTCGGCCACATGGCCGAGTGCGGGTATCACATCCAAGTCTCGGTCCGCCAGACCCGGTGGACCGGTTACGTCGGTGTGTACTTCGGTGGTCGCACGGGAGCGGACGGCCGGTTCACATTCCAAGTGATCGAGTTGCGGCCGTTCCAACCGCAGGCCGGGCAACCCTTCGTCGTGTCGCGTGAGACGGGTGAGATTCAGCCCGGCGGGCAACTGGCTCATAGCAGCACCCACTTGTTCGCCAGCACCATCCTGCCTCACCCGCCGGGGAACCAGGAACAAATGGTCGAACTGATGGTGGACCGGCGGAAGCTGCAGTGGGTTCGCTGGGACGGCGTGCCGTGTCACGAACTGACCGGTACCACGGAAAATAACCGGTTCCAGCCGGCCGATTACGTCGGCGAGTTCGGCATCTACGTTTCGACTGGCGCCACGTTGGTACGGAGCGCCCGGTACATGTCTCGACCCTAG
- the glgX gene encoding glycogen debranching protein GlgX: MRVWPGRPYPLGATWDGMGVNFALFSENGTGAELLLFDNPTDAAPARVIPLKERTDLVFHAYLPDVQPDQLYGYRVDGPFEPSQGHRFNRNKVLFDPYAKAVGREATWDHALFGYTIGHDDGDLSFDERDSAPFAPLAAVVDPAFTWGDDRAPQVPWHETFVYELHVKGFTKQLPGVPDRIRGTYAGVGSDAAVRHLKSLNVTAVELLPVHYRLDDHYLTEKGLTNYWGYNTLGFFAPDPRLSADPTNPAAAAREFKSMVRALHAAGIEVILDVVYNHTAEGNQNGPTLSFRGVDNASYYHLSPEDRRYYMDFTGCGNTPSLRHPRVLQLVMDSLRHWVLEMRVDGFRFDLATALARELYEVDKLSTFFDVIHQDPVLNRVKLIAEPWDVGPGGYQVGNFPVGWAEWNGEYRDAVRRLWAGHAVTAGKLAARLTGSSDLYQQTGRRPYASVNFVTCHDGFTLRDLVSFNEKHNEANQEDNRDGSNDNLSWNCGAEGPTDDEEVQRLRQKQMRNQFATLMLSQGVPMMLAGDEVQHTQGGNNNTYCHDDDLTWIDWTETPEKQAFLAFVRKVTTLWRTEPVLKRRTFFQGRAIRGEGVADVSWFAPDGSELADDDFDKPAAVMGCRLAGDLIEETDECGEPVRGDTLLILLNPTPTPTDFSLPTTNENHLWHLEFDTSDDARQSDPLYGRTVYPLADRSVAVFRAKG; this comes from the coding sequence ATGCGTGTCTGGCCAGGCCGCCCGTACCCCCTCGGGGCCACCTGGGACGGGATGGGCGTGAATTTCGCCCTTTTCAGCGAGAACGGCACCGGCGCGGAACTTCTCCTGTTCGACAACCCGACCGACGCCGCGCCCGCCCGGGTGATCCCGCTCAAGGAGCGCACCGATCTGGTGTTCCACGCCTATCTGCCCGACGTGCAGCCGGACCAACTGTACGGCTACCGCGTGGACGGACCGTTCGAGCCGTCACAGGGCCACCGCTTCAACCGCAACAAGGTGCTGTTCGACCCGTATGCGAAGGCTGTCGGGCGTGAGGCTACCTGGGACCACGCCCTGTTCGGCTACACCATCGGTCACGACGACGGCGACTTGAGCTTCGACGAGCGGGACAGCGCGCCGTTCGCCCCGCTCGCGGCTGTGGTCGATCCGGCGTTCACCTGGGGCGACGACCGCGCGCCGCAGGTGCCTTGGCACGAGACGTTCGTCTACGAGCTCCACGTCAAGGGCTTCACCAAGCAACTGCCCGGCGTGCCGGACCGCATCCGCGGCACCTACGCCGGTGTGGGGAGCGACGCGGCCGTCCGCCACCTGAAGAGCCTGAACGTCACGGCCGTCGAGCTGTTGCCGGTCCACTACCGGCTCGACGACCACTACCTCACCGAGAAGGGGCTCACGAACTACTGGGGTTACAACACGCTCGGCTTCTTCGCCCCCGACCCGCGGTTGTCGGCCGACCCGACCAACCCCGCGGCCGCGGCCCGAGAGTTCAAGAGCATGGTGCGGGCGCTCCACGCCGCCGGCATCGAAGTCATTCTCGACGTGGTCTACAACCACACCGCCGAGGGTAACCAGAACGGCCCGACCCTGTCGTTCCGCGGCGTGGACAACGCCAGCTATTACCACCTGTCGCCGGAGGACAGACGGTACTACATGGACTTCACCGGCTGCGGCAACACGCCGAGCCTGCGCCACCCGCGCGTGTTGCAACTCGTCATGGACAGCCTCCGGCACTGGGTGCTGGAGATGCGCGTGGACGGCTTCCGGTTCGACCTCGCCACCGCGCTGGCCCGCGAGTTGTACGAGGTCGACAAGCTCAGCACGTTCTTCGACGTGATCCACCAGGACCCGGTGCTGAACCGCGTCAAGCTCATTGCCGAGCCGTGGGACGTGGGGCCGGGCGGCTACCAGGTCGGCAACTTCCCCGTCGGCTGGGCCGAGTGGAACGGCGAATACCGCGACGCCGTCCGGCGGCTGTGGGCGGGCCACGCGGTGACCGCCGGCAAGCTCGCGGCCCGCCTCACGGGGTCGAGCGACCTGTACCAACAGACCGGCCGCCGCCCGTACGCGAGTGTCAACTTCGTCACCTGCCACGACGGCTTCACCCTCCGCGACCTCGTGAGCTTCAACGAGAAGCACAACGAGGCCAACCAGGAGGACAACCGCGACGGGTCGAACGACAACCTGAGTTGGAACTGCGGGGCCGAAGGTCCGACGGACGACGAGGAGGTTCAGCGACTGCGGCAGAAGCAGATGCGGAACCAGTTTGCCACGCTGATGCTGTCGCAGGGCGTGCCGATGATGCTGGCCGGCGACGAGGTGCAGCACACGCAGGGCGGCAACAACAACACCTACTGCCACGACGACGACCTGACGTGGATCGACTGGACGGAGACGCCCGAGAAGCAGGCGTTCCTCGCGTTCGTCCGCAAGGTCACGACCCTGTGGCGGACCGAGCCCGTGCTGAAGCGGCGGACGTTCTTCCAGGGCCGCGCCATCCGCGGCGAGGGCGTCGCCGACGTGAGCTGGTTCGCGCCCGACGGCAGCGAGCTGGCCGACGACGACTTCGACAAGCCGGCCGCCGTGATGGGGTGCCGCCTGGCCGGCGACCTGATCGAAGAAACCGACGAGTGCGGCGAGCCGGTCCGCGGCGACACACTGCTGATCCTCCTCAACCCGACGCCGACGCCGACCGACTTCTCACTCCCGACGACGAACGAGAACCACCTCTGGCACCTGGAGTTCGACACGTCCGACGACGCCCGCCAGTCCGACCCGCTCTACGGCCGGACGGTGTACCCGCTGGCCGACCGGTCGGTGGCCGTGTTCCGGGCGAAGGGGTGA
- the treY gene encoding malto-oligosyltrehalose synthase: protein MTDILDRLAAAALDTAAARRRVPGATYRFQFRKEFRFADALALVPYLDALGVTHAYASPILKARPGSPHGYDVIDPGRLNDELGTKDDLRALAAALHARGMGLILDTVPNHMCIGADNPWWADVLEHGPSSPYADYFDIAWHDSPRPGMNGRLLLPVLGDPYGAVLESGQLRVAFDAGQFSVWYFDTRLPIDPRTYGRVLGPAAAELVTRLGVEHADTIELTSILNAVEHLPPRGEPDAVRVAMGRVETAAVKRRLGELSDRFPEAAVAVTASVDRFAGTAGDPASYGPLDDWLEAQAYRPCFWRVASDEINYRRFFDVNELAAVGTEREDVFRAVHRKLLGWLADGTADGLRIDHPDGLFDPKQYLDRLQAHYVLALAKKLAADAPADYPGFDPERDEAALLERVAEPAAKGRPLYVVVEKILADAEPLPREWACDGTTGYEFVTAVNNLFVDPAGETGLTRFYGDFTGQTDAFPTIVYEKKAQILSSSLSSELTALSHQLDRLARLDRRSRDLTLNGIRRALREVIACFPVYRSYVNGGVRDVDKALIGKAVSKARKRNPMLGRPLFDFIRDTLLLKDPPSGPASDDYRAQQKRFAGKFQQLTSPVTAKGIEDTAFYVYNRFVSLNEVGGEPGHFGWRPDKVHAFMMDRQEQSAGSLSPLSTHDTKRSEDARARLNAISELPGEWADRVNRWAHLNARHREDGDDGPVPDRNEEYLLYQTLVAVWDGGPSEEFNGRVQAFVKKALCEAKVHSSWINPDPDYEATVARFVERVLNPNESAEFLADLAAFVGRVAFLGRVTSLAQSVIRCTAPGVPDTYQGTESWDYSLVDPDNRRPVDYAARQAWLADPAAPDLADPRVKLFAVSRALRARREHTELFERGEYVPLAAIGPKADHVFAFARRHNGAAVAVVVPQLAAALVPESGRAPVGAAAWGDTAVSLDDLPPGRWTNVFTGAAIDAGRRLPLAEVLASFPVAVLTYSPRS, encoded by the coding sequence GTGACCGACATCCTCGACCGCCTCGCCGCCGCGGCGCTCGACACGGCGGCCGCCCGCCGCCGCGTCCCCGGCGCGACGTACCGCTTTCAATTCCGCAAGGAATTCCGGTTCGCCGACGCCCTGGCGCTGGTGCCGTACCTGGACGCGCTCGGCGTCACGCACGCCTACGCCTCGCCGATCCTGAAGGCCCGGCCCGGGAGCCCGCACGGGTACGACGTGATCGACCCCGGCCGGCTGAACGACGAACTCGGCACCAAGGACGACCTGCGGGCGCTCGCCGCCGCGCTACACGCCCGCGGCATGGGGCTGATCCTCGACACCGTGCCGAACCACATGTGCATCGGGGCCGACAACCCGTGGTGGGCCGACGTGCTCGAGCACGGCCCGTCGTCGCCCTACGCCGACTACTTTGACATCGCCTGGCACGACTCGCCGCGCCCCGGCATGAACGGCCGCCTGCTACTCCCGGTGCTCGGCGACCCGTACGGGGCGGTGCTCGAGAGCGGCCAGCTGCGCGTGGCCTTCGACGCCGGGCAGTTTTCCGTCTGGTACTTCGACACACGCCTGCCGATCGACCCGCGCACGTACGGCCGCGTGCTCGGCCCCGCGGCCGCCGAGTTGGTGACGCGCCTCGGCGTCGAGCACGCCGACACCATCGAGTTAACCAGCATCCTGAACGCCGTCGAGCACCTGCCGCCGCGCGGCGAACCCGACGCGGTGCGCGTGGCGATGGGCCGCGTCGAGACGGCCGCGGTGAAACGCCGCCTCGGCGAGCTGAGCGACCGCTTTCCCGAGGCCGCGGTCGCGGTGACGGCGAGCGTCGATCGGTTCGCCGGGACGGCGGGCGACCCGGCCAGCTACGGCCCGCTCGACGACTGGCTCGAAGCCCAGGCGTATCGGCCGTGCTTCTGGCGCGTCGCGTCCGACGAGATCAACTACCGCCGCTTCTTCGACGTGAACGAGTTGGCGGCCGTCGGCACGGAGCGGGAGGACGTGTTCCGCGCCGTCCACCGCAAGCTCCTCGGCTGGCTCGCCGACGGCACCGCGGACGGCCTCCGCATCGACCACCCGGACGGCCTGTTCGATCCCAAGCAGTACCTCGACCGCCTCCAGGCCCACTACGTGCTCGCGCTGGCCAAGAAGCTCGCGGCCGACGCGCCCGCCGACTACCCGGGCTTCGACCCCGAGCGCGACGAGGCGGCGCTGCTGGAGCGCGTCGCGGAGCCCGCGGCGAAGGGGCGCCCGCTGTACGTCGTGGTCGAGAAGATTCTCGCCGACGCCGAGCCGCTGCCGCGCGAGTGGGCGTGCGACGGCACCACCGGGTACGAGTTCGTCACCGCGGTGAACAACCTGTTCGTGGACCCCGCCGGCGAGACCGGGCTGACCCGCTTCTACGGCGACTTCACCGGCCAGACCGACGCGTTCCCGACCATCGTGTACGAGAAGAAGGCACAAATCCTGTCGTCGTCGCTGTCCAGCGAGCTGACGGCGTTGTCGCACCAGCTCGACCGGCTGGCCCGGCTCGACCGCCGCAGCCGCGACCTCACCCTGAACGGCATCCGCCGCGCGCTCCGCGAAGTGATCGCCTGCTTCCCGGTGTACCGCTCCTACGTCAACGGCGGCGTCCGCGACGTCGACAAGGCGCTGATCGGCAAGGCGGTGTCGAAGGCCCGCAAGCGGAACCCGATGCTCGGCCGGCCGCTGTTCGACTTCATCCGCGACACGCTGCTGCTGAAGGACCCGCCGAGCGGCCCGGCGTCGGACGACTACCGCGCCCAGCAGAAGCGGTTCGCCGGCAAGTTCCAGCAACTCACGTCGCCGGTCACCGCGAAGGGGATCGAGGACACGGCGTTCTACGTGTACAACCGGTTCGTGTCGCTGAACGAGGTCGGCGGCGAGCCCGGCCACTTCGGCTGGCGGCCGGACAAGGTCCACGCCTTCATGATGGACCGGCAGGAGCAGAGCGCCGGGAGCCTGTCGCCGCTGAGTACGCACGACACGAAGCGGAGCGAGGACGCCCGCGCGAGGCTGAACGCGATCAGCGAACTGCCCGGCGAGTGGGCCGACCGCGTGAACCGGTGGGCGCACCTGAACGCCCGCCACCGCGAGGACGGCGACGACGGCCCCGTGCCGGACCGGAACGAGGAATACCTGCTGTACCAGACGCTGGTGGCGGTGTGGGACGGCGGCCCGTCGGAGGAGTTCAACGGCCGCGTCCAGGCGTTCGTGAAGAAGGCGCTGTGCGAGGCGAAGGTCCACAGCTCGTGGATCAACCCCGACCCCGACTACGAGGCCACGGTAGCGCGATTCGTCGAGCGCGTGCTGAACCCGAACGAGTCGGCCGAGTTCCTCGCCGACCTGGCGGCGTTCGTGGGGCGCGTCGCGTTTCTGGGACGGGTGACGTCGCTGGCACAGAGCGTAATCCGCTGCACGGCCCCGGGCGTGCCGGACACGTATCAGGGAACCGAGAGTTGGGACTACAGCCTCGTAGACCCGGACAACCGCCGTCCGGTGGACTACGCCGCCCGGCAGGCGTGGCTCGCGGACCCGGCGGCGCCGGACCTGGCCGACCCGCGGGTGAAGCTGTTCGCGGTGTCGCGGGCGTTGCGGGCGCGGCGGGAGCACACCGAGCTGTTCGAACGCGGCGAGTACGTGCCGCTCGCGGCGATCGGGCCGAAGGCCGACCACGTCTTCGCCTTCGCCCGCCGGCACAACGGCGCCGCGGTGGCGGTCGTGGTGCCGCAGCTGGCGGCGGCGCTCGTCCCCGAGTCGGGCCGCGCGCCGGTCGGCGCCGCCGCGTGGGGTGACACCGCGGTGTCTCTCGACGACTTGCCGCCGGGCCGCTGGACGAACGTGTTCACCGGCGCAGCGATCGATGCCGGCCGGCGGCTGCCGCTGGCCGAGGTGCTGGCGTCGTTCCCAGTCGCCGTCCTGACCTACAGCCCTCGGTCGTGA